Proteins encoded within one genomic window of Mycolicibacterium aubagnense:
- a CDS encoding DUF7159 family protein — MDIVLGVSMTPTTVRMALVEGEKADGEIVDHDIFHTQTADDSATPVEQVVSAILGTRESAEEGAHHLKSVGVAWSDHDAAARLRDALDAAGVKDVMMVSELHAAGSLAQAAGQAVGYSSTGLLFVDRDTATMSVVEPDGAISKVLSRSLHSTDAMAVLGEMAAAVADADTSPQGMFVVGAGVDVTAVRAHLAELLDIPVNAPGDADLALARGAALASANAPMFDAATAGLAYSAAPGGAAAAAPLAAPLLTADEFGFDELGDAPVVADQGRKPFLLVGSALTSIFVVGVVALAISLAVSIRPTVDQRPAPAQAAIVPSAPIAAPVPPPAAVPPPAPAAAVPAPAPEVQAPAPHQVEAPQVVKESAPQVHVPAPAPEAPAPAPAPVPVSMPDVPAAPVVPPPAAVPDPAPAVLPPPVIAIPGPQPPAWNPWAPRPRQPQWISTDPGNSYPDYPSRGGRGPNDGYPGDYPGNGYPGNQYPGQYPGGSNGYPGDYPGNGNGKKPKQKPQNCFLIFCAPS; from the coding sequence GTGGACATCGTTCTGGGTGTGTCTATGACGCCAACCACGGTACGTATGGCGCTGGTTGAGGGTGAAAAGGCCGACGGCGAGATCGTCGACCACGATATTTTCCATACGCAGACGGCAGATGATTCAGCAACGCCGGTTGAGCAGGTTGTCAGCGCCATCCTGGGCACTCGGGAGAGCGCCGAGGAGGGCGCCCACCACCTGAAGTCGGTGGGTGTCGCCTGGAGCGACCACGACGCTGCCGCGCGGTTGCGCGACGCGTTGGACGCCGCCGGCGTCAAGGACGTCATGATGGTCTCCGAGCTGCACGCCGCAGGGTCGCTGGCCCAGGCCGCCGGCCAGGCTGTCGGCTACTCGAGCACCGGTCTGCTGTTCGTGGATCGTGACACCGCGACCATGTCGGTTGTCGAACCTGATGGCGCCATCTCCAAGGTGCTCAGCCGCAGTCTGCACAGCACCGACGCCATGGCCGTGCTCGGCGAGATGGCGGCAGCTGTCGCCGACGCGGACACGTCGCCGCAAGGCATGTTCGTCGTCGGAGCCGGCGTCGACGTCACCGCGGTGCGGGCGCACCTGGCCGAGCTGCTCGACATCCCGGTGAACGCCCCGGGCGATGCCGATCTGGCACTCGCTCGTGGTGCGGCCCTCGCCTCGGCCAACGCGCCGATGTTCGACGCCGCCACCGCCGGCCTCGCCTATTCGGCCGCGCCGGGTGGTGCGGCTGCCGCGGCTCCGCTCGCGGCCCCATTGCTGACGGCCGACGAGTTCGGTTTCGACGAGCTCGGCGACGCCCCGGTGGTCGCCGACCAGGGCCGCAAACCCTTCCTCCTGGTCGGTAGTGCGCTCACCTCGATCTTCGTCGTCGGTGTTGTGGCCCTTGCTATTTCGCTTGCGGTGAGCATCCGGCCGACGGTCGATCAACGGCCCGCGCCCGCGCAGGCCGCGATCGTGCCCAGCGCTCCGATTGCCGCACCCGTACCCCCGCCGGCTGCGGTCCCTCCGCCCGCGCCCGCCGCCGCGGTTCCCGCGCCGGCTCCGGAAGTCCAGGCCCCCGCTCCGCATCAGGTCGAAGCGCCGCAGGTGGTCAAGGAATCGGCGCCGCAGGTGCACGTGCCGGCTCCTGCCCCGGAAGCCCCGGCCCCCGCCCCTGCGCCTGTCCCGGTGTCGATGCCTGACGTGCCCGCCGCTCCCGTGGTGCCGCCGCCGGCCGCGGTACCTGACCCGGCTCCCGCGGTGCTGCCGCCGCCGGTGATCGCGATCCCTGGGCCGCAGCCGCCTGCCTGGAACCCGTGGGCACCGCGTCCTCGCCAGCCCCAGTGGATTTCGACCGATCCGGGCAACAGCTACCCGGACTACCCGAGTCGGGGCGGCCGTGGACCCAACGACGGTTACCCCGGCGACTACCCAGGTAACGGTTACCCCGGCAACCAGTACCCGGGCCAGTACCCGGGCGGCTCCAACGGTTACCCCGGCGACTACCCGGGCAACGGCAACGGAAAGAAGCCGAAGCAGAAGCCGCAGAACTGCTTCCTCATCTTCTGCGCGCCCAGCTGA
- a CDS encoding UDP-glucose dehydrogenase family protein, with protein MRCTVFGTGYLGATHAAGMAELGHEVLGVDIDPGKIAKLASGDIPFYEPGLRKLLRDNIEAGRLHFTTDYDEAAEFGDVHFLGVGTPQKKGEYGADLRHVRSVIDTLVPRLRRSAVIVGKSTVPVGTAAELGVRARELAPVGVDVEVAWNPEFLREGFAVKDTLHPDRIVLGVQPDSKRAEAAVRELYARILERGVPFLLTDLQTAELVKVSANAFLATKISFINAIAEVCEAANADVTVLADALGHDPRIGRRFLNAGLGFGGGCLPKDIRAFMARAGELGADPALTFLREVDSINMRRRTRMVELTTKACRGTLLGANIAVLGAAFKPESDDVRDSPALNVAGMLQLNGAAVNVYDPKAMDNSRRVFPTLNYSTSVIEACDRADAVLVLTEWQEFLDLDPEQLAATVRAKVIVDGRNCLDVAKWQAAGWRMYALGRNLTA; from the coding sequence ATGAGATGCACTGTGTTCGGTACCGGCTACCTCGGGGCGACGCATGCCGCCGGCATGGCGGAGCTCGGCCATGAGGTCCTCGGCGTCGACATCGACCCCGGCAAGATCGCGAAGCTGGCGTCCGGTGACATCCCGTTCTACGAGCCCGGGCTGCGAAAGCTGCTGCGCGACAACATCGAGGCGGGACGGCTGCACTTCACCACCGACTATGACGAGGCCGCCGAGTTCGGCGACGTGCATTTTCTCGGTGTGGGCACCCCGCAGAAGAAGGGGGAGTACGGCGCCGACCTGCGGCACGTGCGCTCTGTCATCGACACCCTGGTCCCGCGGCTGCGCCGGTCGGCGGTGATCGTCGGCAAGTCCACGGTTCCGGTCGGCACCGCTGCCGAGCTCGGGGTGCGAGCCCGCGAGCTGGCGCCGGTCGGCGTCGACGTCGAGGTGGCCTGGAACCCGGAGTTCCTGCGCGAAGGCTTCGCCGTCAAGGACACGCTGCACCCCGACCGCATCGTGCTTGGCGTGCAGCCGGATTCGAAGCGCGCCGAAGCGGCGGTACGTGAGCTGTATGCGCGGATCCTGGAACGCGGCGTGCCGTTCCTGCTCACCGACCTGCAGACCGCGGAACTGGTCAAGGTCTCCGCGAATGCTTTTCTGGCCACCAAGATTTCGTTCATCAACGCCATCGCCGAGGTGTGCGAAGCGGCCAACGCCGACGTCACCGTCCTGGCCGACGCATTGGGCCACGACCCCCGCATCGGCCGACGATTCCTCAACGCGGGCTTGGGATTTGGCGGTGGCTGCCTGCCCAAGGACATCCGCGCCTTCATGGCCCGAGCCGGCGAGCTGGGTGCTGACCCCGCGCTGACCTTCCTGCGTGAAGTGGACAGCATCAATATGCGCCGGCGCACCCGCATGGTGGAACTGACCACCAAGGCGTGCCGCGGGACGCTGTTGGGCGCCAACATCGCGGTGCTGGGTGCGGCGTTCAAGCCTGAGTCCGACGACGTGCGCGACTCGCCCGCCCTGAACGTGGCGGGGATGCTGCAGCTCAACGGCGCTGCCGTCAACGTCTACGACCCCAAGGCCATGGACAACTCGCGACGGGTTTTCCCGACGCTGAACTACTCGACGTCCGTCATCGAGGCCTGCGACCGCGCCGACGCCGTGCTGGTCCTGACCGAGTGGCAGGAGTTCCTGGACCTCGACCCCGAGCAGTTGGCGGCCACCGTGCGCGCGAAAGTGATTGTCGACGGTCGCAATTGCCTCGACGTCGCGAAGTGGCAGGCTGCGGGCTGGCGGATGTACGCGCTGGGCCGCAATCTGACCGCCTGA
- a CDS encoding cytochrome P450: MTLRQRLNWFALHAVIRQLAGYGARHGDLQGRLIADPSVRADPGAFADELRSRGRMYRGRAAWITADHALVHQILRSDDFTVTQIGGTLPGVLGWLEGKTTVKGRLHPLLPPSLLSVDGEQHTRYRKTVSSVFTTRAVAALRERVQQAATGLIDELASAQNGPAVDVVQGYCSQLPVTVIADILGVPEHDRSRILEFGELAAPSLDIGLTWQQYLSVEGGLDGFNSWLSDHLRALQDNPGDDLMSQLIAASDGGTRLNDEELRATAGLVLAAGFETTVNLLGNGIRMLLQHPEQLALVMAQPDLWPNAVEEILRLDSPVQLSARIAKVDVDVAGYHVLAGQPVILYLAGANRDPAVFPDPHRFDVTRDNAGKHHSFSGGRHFCLGAALARSEGEVGLRTFFERFPDAQLAGPGTRRDTRVLRGWAALPIALGQARAAVPS; the protein is encoded by the coding sequence ATGACGCTCAGGCAACGTCTCAACTGGTTCGCGCTGCACGCCGTCATCCGCCAGCTCGCCGGTTACGGCGCGCGGCACGGCGACCTCCAGGGCCGACTCATCGCCGACCCGTCGGTACGGGCCGACCCGGGCGCGTTCGCCGACGAACTGCGCAGCCGTGGCCGGATGTACCGCGGTCGCGCGGCCTGGATCACTGCGGATCACGCTCTGGTGCACCAGATTCTGCGTTCGGACGACTTCACCGTCACCCAGATCGGCGGCACGCTGCCCGGTGTTCTCGGCTGGCTGGAGGGCAAGACCACCGTCAAAGGCCGGTTGCATCCGCTGCTGCCGCCGTCGCTGCTGTCGGTCGACGGAGAGCAGCACACGCGCTACCGCAAGACCGTCTCGTCAGTGTTCACCACGCGGGCCGTCGCGGCGCTGCGGGAACGGGTGCAGCAGGCCGCAACGGGACTCATCGATGAGCTGGCATCGGCGCAGAACGGTCCTGCGGTCGACGTCGTACAGGGCTACTGTTCGCAGCTGCCCGTGACGGTGATCGCCGACATCCTGGGGGTGCCCGAGCACGACCGGTCGCGCATCCTCGAATTCGGCGAGTTGGCCGCGCCCAGCCTGGACATCGGGCTCACGTGGCAGCAGTACCTCAGCGTGGAAGGCGGATTGGACGGCTTCAACAGCTGGCTGAGCGACCACCTCCGCGCGCTGCAGGACAACCCCGGCGACGACCTCATGAGCCAGCTGATCGCGGCCAGTGACGGTGGTACCCGGCTCAATGACGAAGAGCTGCGCGCGACCGCCGGGCTGGTTTTGGCGGCGGGCTTCGAGACCACCGTGAACCTGCTGGGCAATGGCATCCGCATGCTGCTGCAGCACCCTGAACAACTGGCACTGGTGATGGCGCAGCCCGACCTGTGGCCCAATGCGGTCGAGGAGATCCTGCGGCTGGATTCGCCGGTTCAGCTCTCGGCACGTATCGCGAAAGTCGACGTCGACGTCGCCGGGTACCACGTGTTGGCCGGCCAGCCCGTCATCCTCTACCTTGCCGGCGCCAACCGGGACCCGGCCGTCTTCCCTGATCCGCACCGCTTCGACGTCACCCGCGACAACGCCGGCAAGCATCATTCGTTCTCCGGTGGACGGCATTTCTGCCTCGGCGCCGCACTGGCCCGGTCCGAGGGCGAAGTGGGCTTGCGGACGTTCTTCGAGCGGTTCCCCGACGCGCAACTCGCGGGGCCCGGCACGCGGCGCGACACCAGGGTGCTCCGCGGTTGGGCGGCATTGCCGATCGCACTCGGGCAGGCGCGCGCAGCGGTACCGTCGTGA
- a CDS encoding maleylpyruvate isomerase family mycothiol-dependent enzyme produces MAFRTALIEETAAFGNIIRTADLDTEVPTCPGWTLKQLLKHVGRGNRWCAQIVADHMKEPLDPREVRDGKPPEDLDGAIDWLNAGAQALIDAVEHVGSDAKVWTFMGQKPAGWWIRRRVHEQTVHRADAVLALGLPFILDPELAADGVTETLERVAMMAAAADPPLERGRSLHLHAAESELGPTGEWLVVNDEDGLGWSHQHAKGDAAVRGPVTGLLLAANRRQTAEEAGLDVIGDAVVWQRWVDHSAF; encoded by the coding sequence ATGGCCTTCCGCACAGCCCTGATCGAGGAAACCGCCGCCTTCGGCAACATCATCCGCACTGCTGATCTCGATACCGAGGTGCCGACCTGTCCGGGGTGGACGCTCAAGCAACTGCTCAAGCACGTCGGACGTGGTAACCGCTGGTGTGCCCAGATCGTCGCCGACCACATGAAAGAGCCACTCGATCCCCGCGAGGTGCGGGACGGGAAACCGCCCGAGGACCTCGACGGTGCCATCGACTGGCTGAACGCCGGTGCGCAAGCGCTGATCGATGCCGTCGAGCATGTCGGGTCGGACGCGAAGGTGTGGACGTTCATGGGCCAGAAGCCTGCGGGGTGGTGGATTCGGCGCCGGGTCCACGAGCAGACGGTGCACCGCGCCGATGCTGTTCTGGCGCTCGGCCTTCCGTTCATCCTGGATCCGGAGTTGGCGGCCGACGGGGTGACGGAGACATTGGAGCGCGTGGCGATGATGGCGGCTGCCGCGGACCCGCCGCTGGAGCGCGGGCGGTCGTTGCACCTGCACGCTGCGGAGTCGGAGCTGGGCCCGACGGGCGAGTGGCTGGTGGTCAACGACGAGGACGGCCTGGGCTGGTCACACCAGCACGCGAAAGGCGATGCGGCGGTGCGTGGTCCGGTGACCGGGTTGCTGCTGGCGGCCAATCGCCGGCAGACGGCCGAGGAGGCCGGCCTGGACGTGATCGGCGATGCGGTCGTGTGGCAGCGCTGGGTGGATCACTCGGCTTTCTGA
- a CDS encoding nuclear transport factor 2 family protein → MTTSEIATVLAWIDALNDRDLDTLDKLSSGDIEIGDANGATQGRNALRAWATDLDEKATAGRMYVHDGVVVVEQTITGGGADRQVATAFRVVHDHVTSAFRHEDLASALAATELIESDAV, encoded by the coding sequence ATGACGACTTCGGAGATCGCGACGGTCCTGGCGTGGATCGACGCCCTCAACGACAGAGACTTGGACACGTTGGACAAGCTGTCCAGCGGGGATATCGAGATCGGTGACGCGAACGGGGCCACCCAAGGCCGGAATGCGTTGCGGGCCTGGGCAACCGATCTCGATGAGAAGGCCACGGCCGGGCGGATGTACGTGCACGACGGTGTCGTGGTGGTTGAGCAGACCATCACCGGCGGCGGCGCCGACCGTCAGGTCGCGACGGCCTTCCGGGTGGTCCACGACCACGTCACCTCGGCGTTCCGGCACGAGGACCTGGCGTCGGCGCTCGCGGCGACGGAGCTCATCGAGTCGGACGCGGTGTAG
- a CDS encoding YibE/F family protein — MAHSHTHSHSSGPAPLSPLAAKIVVGLLAVIGLATVIGAVLLWPHGKAVDIPLPFQNAHGGAVSTEAGHVVSTGMNNCGSPSVGAVLTSAPVTAPPGGGTCVQSLIGIDSGPNSGANTLLEFSTGPGQPHLAAGDHIRVTRQVDDSGTTTYAFFDFERTWPLTALAAVFAVVVVAVARWRGLRALVGIAVAFVVLTVFLLPALRDGGPAIPVALVASSVILYAVIYLAHGVSLRTSAALLGTLSSLLLSAVLSWAAIELAHLTGLSEDQNNEIAAYMGSVSITGLLLAGFIIGSLGVLNDVTVTQASTAFELAEHGASRRAIFTGAMRVGRDHIASTVYTLVLAYAGSALPLLLLFSVANRSLGDVLTSESVAIEIARSAVGGIALALSVPLTTAIAAVLATPRPTR; from the coding sequence GTGGCGCACTCGCATACCCATTCGCACAGTTCCGGCCCTGCGCCGCTGAGCCCCCTGGCAGCGAAGATCGTCGTCGGGCTGCTGGCGGTGATCGGGCTGGCCACCGTGATCGGCGCCGTGCTCCTGTGGCCGCACGGCAAGGCCGTCGACATCCCGCTGCCGTTCCAGAACGCCCACGGCGGCGCCGTCAGTACCGAAGCCGGGCACGTGGTGTCGACCGGGATGAACAACTGCGGCAGCCCGTCGGTCGGCGCGGTACTGACCTCGGCGCCGGTCACGGCACCGCCCGGTGGGGGTACGTGTGTGCAGTCGTTGATTGGGATCGACTCCGGCCCGAACTCCGGCGCCAATACCCTGCTGGAGTTCAGCACCGGCCCGGGCCAGCCACATCTGGCCGCCGGTGATCACATCCGGGTGACGCGCCAGGTCGACGACTCCGGCACCACCACCTACGCCTTCTTCGACTTCGAGCGCACCTGGCCGCTGACCGCGTTGGCTGCCGTCTTCGCCGTGGTGGTTGTCGCGGTGGCGCGCTGGCGCGGGCTGCGGGCCCTGGTCGGTATCGCCGTCGCATTCGTGGTGCTGACGGTGTTTCTGCTGCCCGCCCTGCGCGACGGTGGCCCGGCCATCCCGGTGGCCCTCGTCGCGTCGTCGGTGATCCTGTACGCGGTGATCTACCTGGCGCACGGGGTCAGCCTGCGGACCAGCGCCGCCCTGCTCGGTACGTTGAGCTCACTGCTCCTGTCAGCGGTGTTGTCTTGGGCGGCAATCGAATTGGCGCACCTCACCGGGCTGTCGGAAGACCAGAACAACGAGATCGCGGCCTACATGGGGTCGGTGTCGATCACCGGCCTGCTGCTCGCCGGCTTCATCATCGGCTCACTGGGTGTGCTCAACGACGTCACCGTCACGCAGGCGTCGACAGCCTTCGAACTGGCCGAACATGGCGCGTCCCGGCGGGCCATCTTCACCGGCGCCATGCGCGTGGGGCGCGACCACATCGCCAGCACCGTCTACACGTTGGTGCTGGCTTACGCGGGCAGCGCGCTCCCGCTGCTGTTGTTGTTCAGTGTGGCCAACCGGTCGCTGGGCGACGTGCTGACCAGCGAGAGCGTGGCCATCGAGATCGCGCGGTCGGCGGTCGGTGGCATTGCGCTGGCGCTGTCGGTTCCACTGACCACCGCCATCGCGGCGGTGCTGGCTACACCGCGTCCGACTCGATGA
- a CDS encoding SRPBCC family protein — MTRHYEVLVTRHAQATPSTLFDVVADGSRWSEWARPLITYSAWETRGPDDDGGVGAIRAVGTPRFPTREQTTIHEPGRRHGYAIISKTPVRNYRAQVTFTPEPGGTRIDWRGTFESRWRVVGLGYRAVVKYVLATLSAKLAIEAERRDALRPTP, encoded by the coding sequence ATGACACGCCACTACGAGGTCCTGGTCACCCGCCATGCGCAGGCCACGCCGAGCACGCTGTTCGACGTCGTGGCAGACGGGTCCCGCTGGTCGGAGTGGGCACGTCCACTGATCACGTACTCGGCCTGGGAAACCCGCGGACCCGACGACGACGGCGGTGTCGGCGCCATTCGCGCCGTCGGTACGCCGCGGTTCCCCACCCGAGAACAGACGACCATCCACGAACCCGGGCGACGGCACGGCTACGCCATCATCTCGAAGACGCCGGTGCGGAACTACCGGGCACAGGTGACATTCACCCCCGAGCCGGGCGGCACGCGGATCGACTGGCGCGGGACCTTCGAAAGTCGTTGGCGGGTCGTCGGTCTGGGCTACCGCGCCGTGGTCAAGTACGTGCTGGCCACGTTGTCCGCCAAGCTGGCAATCGAGGCCGAGCGGCGGGATGCTCTCAGGCCGACCCCCTAG
- a CDS encoding TetR/AcrR family transcriptional regulator, protein MDLPDSPVALTFARARSQQQREDRVRQLAQATRALLKATPAGELTIGEIATAAGLAKSGVLRYAGSREALLLLVMYHEHLGWLDDLDAHLADERRSVAKALAHTLARRPVLCDLISATPVLMNRLRPDAAEVVRTQARDIEERLRETLKPRLPLDQQRLVLLTAAIHAFVGSVWGWAAIDSDKQPEPGTELETTLAALLRTFIVGLTQ, encoded by the coding sequence ATGGATCTGCCGGATTCCCCAGTGGCGCTGACTTTTGCGCGGGCGCGCAGCCAGCAGCAGCGGGAGGATCGCGTGCGGCAGCTGGCCCAGGCGACCCGGGCTCTGCTCAAGGCCACCCCCGCCGGCGAGCTCACGATCGGGGAGATCGCGACCGCGGCGGGCCTGGCCAAATCCGGCGTGCTGCGCTACGCCGGGTCCCGCGAGGCACTCCTGCTCCTGGTGATGTATCACGAGCACCTGGGCTGGCTGGATGACTTGGACGCGCACCTCGCCGATGAACGGCGCAGTGTGGCAAAGGCTTTGGCGCATACGCTCGCCCGGCGACCGGTGTTGTGTGATCTGATCAGTGCCACCCCGGTGCTGATGAACCGGCTGAGGCCGGACGCGGCCGAGGTCGTGCGCACTCAGGCGCGCGACATCGAAGAGCGCCTGCGCGAGACCCTCAAGCCCCGGCTGCCGTTGGACCAGCAGCGCCTGGTGCTGCTGACGGCGGCGATCCACGCGTTCGTCGGCTCGGTATGGGGTTGGGCCGCAATCGATTCCGACAAGCAGCCCGAACCCGGTACCGAACTCGAAACCACCCTCGCCGCGCTGCTGCGGACCTTCATCGTTGGCCTGACGCAGTGA
- a CDS encoding pyridoxal phosphate-dependent aminotransferase, producing the protein METVTTHQVPADRTWHGGHPRNQRTFAQSTKLQDVLYEIRGPVHEQASRLEAEGHRILKLNIGNPAPFGFEAPDVIMRDMIAALPYAQGYSDSKGIVSARRAVVTRYELVEGFPRFDVDDVFLGNGVSELITMTLQALLDNGDQVLIPAPDYPLWTASTALAGGTPVHYLCDETQGWNPDIADLESKITDRTKAIVVINPNNPTGAVYSRETLESIANLARKHQLLLLADEIYDKILYDDAKHIPMASVAPDMLCLTFNGLSKAYRVAGYRSGWLAITGPKEHASSFIEGISLLSNMRLCPNVPAQHAIQVALGGHQSIEDLILPGGRLLEQRDVAWNKLNEIPGVSCVKPEGALYAFPRLDPEVHEIRDDEQLVLDLLLQEKILLTQGTGFNWPTPDHLRIVTLPWARDLSKAIERLGNFLASYRQ; encoded by the coding sequence ATGGAAACCGTGACCACCCACCAGGTACCCGCTGACCGCACATGGCATGGCGGCCATCCGCGTAATCAGCGGACGTTTGCGCAGTCGACCAAGCTGCAGGACGTCCTCTACGAAATCCGTGGCCCGGTACACGAGCAGGCCTCTCGGCTCGAGGCCGAGGGTCACCGCATCCTCAAGCTCAACATCGGTAACCCCGCGCCGTTCGGCTTCGAGGCGCCGGACGTGATCATGCGCGACATGATCGCCGCCCTCCCCTACGCCCAGGGCTACTCGGACTCCAAGGGCATCGTGTCCGCGCGTCGTGCGGTGGTCACCCGCTACGAACTCGTCGAGGGCTTCCCCCGGTTCGATGTCGACGACGTCTTCTTGGGCAACGGCGTCTCCGAGCTCATCACCATGACGTTGCAGGCGCTGCTCGACAACGGCGACCAGGTACTGATCCCGGCGCCGGACTATCCCCTGTGGACGGCGTCGACGGCGCTGGCCGGCGGCACCCCGGTGCACTACCTGTGCGACGAGACGCAGGGCTGGAACCCCGATATCGCCGACCTGGAGTCGAAGATCACCGACCGCACCAAGGCGATCGTCGTGATCAACCCGAACAACCCCACCGGCGCGGTCTACAGCCGCGAGACCCTGGAGTCCATCGCGAACCTGGCGCGCAAGCACCAGCTGCTGCTGCTGGCCGACGAGATCTACGACAAGATCCTCTACGACGACGCCAAGCACATCCCCATGGCGTCGGTGGCCCCGGACATGCTGTGCCTGACGTTCAACGGCCTGTCCAAGGCCTACCGCGTGGCGGGCTACCGCTCCGGCTGGCTTGCCATCACCGGCCCCAAGGAGCACGCGTCCAGCTTCATCGAGGGCATCAGCCTGCTGTCCAACATGCGGCTGTGCCCGAATGTGCCTGCGCAGCATGCCATTCAGGTGGCACTCGGTGGACACCAGAGCATCGAGGACCTGATCCTGCCCGGCGGCCGGCTGCTGGAGCAGCGTGACGTCGCGTGGAACAAGCTGAACGAGATTCCTGGCGTGTCCTGCGTCAAGCCCGAGGGCGCGCTGTACGCGTTCCCGCGGCTGGACCCCGAAGTGCACGAGATCCGGGACGACGAACAGCTGGTCCTGGACCTGCTGCTGCAGGAGAAGATCCTGCTCACCCAGGGCACTGGATTCAACTGGCCCACACCGGATCACCTGCGCATCGTGACGCTGCCGTGGGCCCGCGATCTGTCCAAGGCCATCGAGCGGTTGGGCAACTTCTTGGCAAGCTACCGCCAGTAG